Within the Dolichospermum compactum NIES-806 genome, the region GTTTGGTTTTCCGCAAAAGGTTTATGTTTTTTTCGTCTTGTAAAAGCTCATGCAGCTTTATTGATAGCCATAATGGATCTTCTCCTTGATAGCGATTTAAAACCTCGTCTATATATTCAATAACAATTTCTGGTTTATAATTAATTTTGCGTGCTAACTTAAGCGATCTTTCTATCCTATCAACACAGTGAGTCCATTTTTGAGGATCTTCTAATTGTTTAGCAGATTCTAAATAAGCCTCAACTGCTAACTGCGCCATTTGGTAGTTACCATTTTTCACCCACAGAATATCAGCTACTCGTGCCTGAAGTTCTGGATCTGATATTTCAAGTGCAATTTCAGTTAAAAAGTTTAAATATTCTTCCGCGAGGTTGCTAAAAACTTCACCAAAAAACTCATCGTTTAATTCTGGATTGATTGCAGCACCGGTTACAAAGGCCAAAATTTCAAAAACAATCTGTTCTCTAATATTGACTACTGCTTCTGCTTGCTTTGCCTTATTCCAGAAAGTCATGTGATAGCTAAGACATTCTTTTCTCTCGCTGCTATTAACCACTTCTTTCCAGCCAGAGTTAATAAAATCTTGTTTAGTGAGAGGGGGGGTTAGAGGTAACATAATTTAAATTTACTTGCTAATAAGTCTATTATGGGAAATATAGGAGAACTTAGGCGGTTTTACTGCTATCCCTATATTAACCCAATCTGGAAAAAATCGCCCTCGCCCCTAATTAACTGTTGGTAATAAATCTTACTTTCATCGCACTTTTTACCCCCAATTTAGCATAACGACGATAATCCAGGACTTAGATTTGAGTAATTTAAATTATTTATTACAGAAAATAAAGAAAAATTACGGAATCGTCAATCAACCATCAGTTATCCTGTTCTAAGTCATTAGGAGATTAAATCAGGGGATCGCTTGCATAATTGTTCACAATTTGTTACAAAAATATAAAGAACTTCTAGAGACTAAAACCTAATGTTCGGCGGACTTACTGGTTTAACAGATACGAAAAGCACCGATTGGGGAGAGCGAATGCTCAACACAGTCGCCAGTCAAACGATTCGCCACCTGTTTACCCAGAGCGAGTCGGTAGAAGTCTTTGTGCGCTGCTATCCCTCCAGCAAACTGTTGCAAGGCAGCATTGATAGCTTTAAAATGAAGGGCTGCGGCTTAGTAATTCGTAAAGACTTCGCAGTAGAGGAAATGTCTTTTGAAACCGATGCAGTCGCCATTGACTTCGGCTCGGTTTTAAGTGGTAAACTTACCCTCAAACAACCCACCCAGGCTGTAGCTCAGGTGATTCTATCAGAAGAAGGCATTAATCGGGCTTTTGAGTCAGAACTGGTGAAAAAGCGCCTGCTTAACCTTTCTGAACCCACTTTGATTGCCATATCTGGTGGCGAACCAATTTCTTTTACCGAAGTTGAGGTCAAGCTATTACCTGAAAATCGCTTGCATTTAGTAGCTAAAGCCGATTTAAACAACGGCGAACTCATACCACTAGGTATGACCATCGGTATCGGGATTGAAAGAAGAAGGCGGGTTTCTTTCAAAGAACCAAAGATTGAACTTGAGGGAGTTCCAGAAGCACAAAGAGAAATTTCCCAGACTTTAAGTGTGGCATTGGTAGAAATTTTGGATAATATGGTTGATTTAGATCGCTTTGATTTAGATGGGGTAAAAATGCGACTAAATCGTTTAGAAACAGAAGGTCAAAGATTGATTTTTAGTGGTTATGCAGAAATAGAAAGAATTCCTCACAGTTCTTAACAATTCTAAAATTGAAAAAATTAACGCCGCCTAGTTGACTCTGGGCGGCAATTTAATTTTTATGGGGGGAGTCAGGAGAAAAAAGAAGAAAATCCCCCCCAGCCCCTTTTACCTTCCCACTCCTACATACTGAAATCCATGCCTGATCATGGTTTGGGGGTCAAGAAAATTACGACCATCAATCATGACAGCATGGTTCATCAATTTTGCCATTTTCCCATAGTCCAAAGTGCTGAACTGTTGCCATTCGGTGACAAGTACCAAAGCATCACAGCCATCTGCTAGTCTTTCCGCGTCGGTTTCTACTAACACACCGGAAAGACCATGACGCATTCCTGTTTGAGAAATAATGGGGTCGTAAGCCTTGACTTTTGCCCCCAGTCGGTTAAGTTGTTCAATCAACATGAGTGCCGGTGCGTCCCGTAAATCGTCTGTATCTGGTTTGAAGGTTAAACCGAGTAGTCCCACAGTTTTACCTTTGAGGATTTTTAAAGCTTGTTGGAGTTTTTCTAGGGCGATTAGGCGTTGACGTTCGTTAACACTGACAGCAGCTTTCATAAGTTGGGCTTCATAGCCATAATCATCAGCGGTGTGAATGAGGGCGGAAACATCTTTGGGGAAACATGAACCACCCCAACCAATACCAGCTTGTAAGAACTTGCTACCAATGCGGGAATCTAAACCGATGCCTTTTGCTACTTGGGTAACATCCGCACCGACGCGATCGCATATATTAGCAACTTCATTAATAAAACTAATCTTGGTGGCTAAAAAGGCATTGGCCGCATATTTAATCATTTCTGCGGAACTGAGGTCTGTTACTAACACTGGAACGGAAGGTAAAGACTGATTAGCCCCAAATTTGCGTTCTATAATTGGTGCATATAATTCTTTCATCATGCCTGTGGCTTGTTGACTATTACCACCTAAGACAATCCGGTCAGGGTTAAATGTATCATAAACCGCTGAACCTTCCCTCAGAAACTCTGGATTACTGACTACATCAAACTGGTGAGCAATCTCCGATAATTTCTCCTCACTAGTTGTATCACCAGATGCCAATAATGTTTTTTGACGTTCCGCAATTCCATCCACAACAATCATTCTTACCCAGTCGCCAGAACCAATAGGAACAGTAGATTTGTTCACAATGACCTTATAACCACCATTGAGATTTTCACCAATACCACGAGCTACCGCTTCTACGTAGCGAGTATCACTTTCACCATTGGGTAAAGGAGGAGTTCCTACGGCAATAAACAGGATTTGTCCATGATGAACACCAGCAGCGAGATCACTAGAAAATTGAATATTGCCACTATTAATAGCAGATTGCATAATTTCCGAAAGTCCTGGCTCAAAAATCGGTGACTGCCCAGACTTCATTAATTTTACTTTTTCTTCGTTATTATCTATGCAAATTACATCATGGCCAATATGAGCCAAACAAGCACCTGTTACTAAACCAACATAACCAGTACCAATTACGCAAACACGCATTTTTAAAACCCCTGTTTTTTATAGTTGTCAGTTGTCAGTTGTGAATCAATGATTGGTGATAATTCAGGTAAAAAGTAATGCTAAACCTGTTGGAAACGTTGACGAAAATCTTCAATCATCAGTTTTAAACCATCTTGCAGAGGAATAGTGGGTTCCCAATCTAACAAAGTCTGTGCCTTGGTGATATCGGGACGACGACGACGGGGATCATCAGCAGGTAGGGGTTCAAATTTAATTTCTGCATCTGGGTTAATCAGGTTTTGTACAGCCTGAGCTAGTTCTAAAATCGTATATTCATCAGGATTCCCCAGATTTATAGGTCCTGTATGTTCACCATTCATTAATCGCATTAGCCCATTTACTAGGTCAGAAACGTAACAAAAGCTCCGGGTTTGTTGACCTTCACCATAAACAGTTAAAGGCATACCTCGTAATGCTTGCGCCACGAAATTGCTGACTACGCGCCCATCATTTTCCAACATTCTCGGTCCATAAGTGTTGAATATCCTGGCAACGCGAATCTCGACTTTATTCTCTCTGTAGTAGTCAAATGCCAGGGTTTCAGCCATTCTTTTGCCTTCATCATAACATGAGCGAATGCCAATGGGATTGACGCTGCCTCGATAATCTTCAGTCTGAGGATGAATTTCTGGATCTCCGTAAACTTCGCTTGTAGAAGCTAATAAAAATCTGGCTTTAACCCGTTTAGCTAAACCTAACATATTGAGTGTACCAATGACGTTAGTTTTAACAGTTTTAATGGGGTTATACTGGTAATGCACAGGGGACGCTGGACAAGCCAGATGATAAACCTGATCCACTTCTAAGCGAATTGGTTCGGTAATGTCGTGACGAATCACTTCAAAATTAGGATTGTCTAACCAATGGAGGATATTATGTTTCTTTCCTGTGTAGAAATTGTCCAAACAAATGACTTCATGACCATCATTCATTAATCGGTCAATCAGATGAGAGCCAATAAAACCAGCGCCGCCTGTCACTAAAATTCTCATATTTTTCCTTCTACTAACATCTACTTTCAGTATCCATATCATGCTGCTTTATATTACCCATATTGGCAACAAAAAAGCAGAGTTAATATAAATTTTGTGGATGGCTTTTAAGTTTGGTGTTAATTGCCTGCCAGATATTCTCTAATCAATAGGTTTATTTTGCAATACCTTGTCCAAATTGGAAAAGGCTTTGATTTGTATGTTGGCTTGTGGAACATAAACGTTCGCGGAGCAATAGCATGAAACCCAACAAATGCCTTGGGTTGCGCTGTCACTTAACCCAACAAAGCAGAAAATGGACAAGGTATTGTTTTGGGGAAGTTTTATCAAATCTTCAAGAAAAGAATACAATTTTTTAATTGAAATTTCTCAATATTTCAGTGGTTATCTAACCAATGCAAATTGTTATTACTGCAAGATAAGTGACAGGGTAGAGAATTTTAGGTTGGGTAGAACCAAGTCAAGCCCAACGTTTGTGCGCGTCTGTTTAATTTTGTTTCATTGCCTTACCAACTTTTAGGGGCATAATTGTAGTTTATACAAAAAACTAGATAATTTACTGCATTCCAACCCTGTGGCAAAATTTAGTAGAATCCTTACAAACCTAGTATTCCCAGCATGACCGTAACTATTCCTAATCTCCCCAGTCTTTACGAAGCCTTTTCCACAGAAGCCAAATGGCAAAAATTCTGGGAAGACAACCAAGTTTACAAAGCTGACCCCAACCACAAAGGCGAACCCTACTGCATCGTTATCCCTCCACCTAACGTGACTGGCAGTTTACACATGGGTCACGCCTTTGAAGGGGCTATCATTGACACCCTGGTACGTTACCACCGCATGAAGGGACGGAACACCCTATGGCTACCGGGAACTGACCACGCCAGTATTGCTGTACAAACGATTTTAGAAAAACAACTTAAAGCCGAGGGCAAAACTCGCCATGATTTAGGGCGGGAAAAGTTCCTAGAACGGGCTTGGCAATGGAAGGCGGAATCTGGTGGGACAATTATTAATCAGTTAAAACGGTTAGGGGTATCCGTAGACTGGACAAGGGAACGCTTTACTTTAGATGAAGGTTTATCAAAAGCGGTTTTAGAAGCATTTATTCGCCTTCATGAAGAGGGATTAATTCATCGTAGTAACTATTTGGTGAATTGGTGTCCCGCTTCTGGTTCGGCGGTATCTGATTTGGAGGTAGAACCCAAAGAGGTAAATGGGAATCTGTGGTATTTCCGTTATCCTCTCAGCGACGGTTCTGGGTTTCTGGAAGTGGCGACAACTCGCCCTGAAACTATGTTAGGTGATACAGGTGTGGCGGTTAATCCCCATGACGACAGATATAAACACCTGATTGGGAAAACCGTAACTTTACCAATTATGAACCGGGAAATCCCGATTATTGGTGATGAATTGGTGGACGCAACCTTTGGGACAGGTTGCGTGAAGGTGACTCCAGCCCATGACCCCAATGATTTTGAAATGGGTAAACGTCATGATTTGCCGTTCATTAATATTATGAACAAGGACGGCACGCTGAATGAAAATGCCGGTGATTTTCAAGGTCAAGACCGCTTTGTGGCGCGGAAAAATTTATTAGCCCGTTTAGAAGCTGAAGGCGTTTTAGTCAAGGTTGAGGAATATAAACATACAGTACCTTATAGCGATCGCGGAAAAGTCCCCGTTGAACCTCTGCTTTCTACCCAATGGTTTGTGAAAATCCGCCCCCTGGCTGATAAAACCCTAGATTTTTTCGATAATCAAGATTCCCCCAAAATTGTCCCTCAACGTTGGTCTAAGGTTTATCGTGATTGGTTAGTAAATCTGCGTGACTGGTGTATTTCTCGCCAATTGTGGTGGGGTCATCAAATCCCCGCTTGGTATGCTGTCAGCGAAACCGAAGGAGAAATTACCGATTCCACACCCTATTTTGTCGCTCGTAATGAAGAGGAAGCTTTAGAAAAAGCTAAAGTGCAATTTGGGGAAGATGTGAAATTAGTTCAAGACCCTGATGTTTTAGATACTTGGTTTTCCTCTGGACTGTGGCCATTTTCCACGTTAGGTTGGCCTGAAGAAACACCAGATTTAACGGCATATTACCCTACAGCGACCCTAGTGGCTGGATTTGATATTATCTTTTTCTGGGTAGCCAGAATGACGATGATGGGAACACATTTTACCGGAAAAATGCCGTTTAAAACTGTGTACATTCATGGTTTAGTCAGGGATGAAAATAATAAGAAAATGTCCAAATCAGCAAATAATGGGATTGATCCTTTATTGTTGATTGCCAAATATGGGACTGATGCCTTACGCTATACCTTAATTAAGGAAGTTGCTGGGGCTGGTCAAGATATTCGTTTAGAATATGACCGCAAAAAAGATGAATCTATTTCTGTCGAAGCTTCTCGCAATTTTGCCAATAAGTTGTGGAATGCAGCCCGATTTGTAATGATGAATTTGGATGGACAAACCCCATCCCAATTAGGTCAACCAGTTCCCACAGAATTAAGTGATAAGTGGATTCTTTCCCGTTTTAACCAAGTTGTTAAACAAACAAATCATGATATTGACAATTATGGTTTAGGAGAAGCAGCAAAAGGGCTTTATGAATTTATTTGGGGTGATTTCTGTGATTGGTATATTGAATTAGTCAAATCCAGATTACAGAAAGAAGCAGAACCAACATCTCGTAAAGTTGCCCAACAAATCATCGCCTACATTTTAGAAGGGATTTTAAAATTACTTCATCCCTTTATGCCCCACATTACAGAGGAAATTTGGCAAACTCTCACCCAACAACCTGCCGAAAATCCCCAACTTTTACCTTTACAATCCTATCCTGAAGCCGATGAAAATTTCATTGATTCAGTTTTGGAAACACAGTTTGATTTATTAATTGGCACAATTCGGACAATTCGCAATTTACGGGCGGAAGCAGATATTAAACCAAGTGTAAAAATTACCGCAAATTTGCAAACTGAAAGCGAAAGTGAAAAATTTATTCTCACTGCGGGACAGACTTATATTCAAGATTTAGCCAAAGTGGAAACTTTGACAATTTTTGATCCTAATCCTGTTATTGTTCCCCAAGAGATTGCACAAGTTGAAGATAATAAATATTGGGGTGGATTAAAGATAATTGGTTTAACAATTGTCGCCCTTATCGGTTTAAAAGTAGCTGTATTTGTGGGAAATACGGCATTAGATATTCCCTTCTTTGGTACTAGCTTTGAAATAGTTGGTTTAGGTTATGTTGGTTGGTTTGCTTTCCGTTATTTACTCAATGGGGAAGCAAGAGAAGAGTTATTTGCAAAATACTTTCCACCCAGTGAAACACCAACTGAATCAGAATTACCACCAACCCCAACTGAAGAAAAAGAAAATTCCATTTCGGGTGTTGTCGGGACTGTACAGGTAGTTATTCCCTTAAAAGGAGTTGTAGATATTGAAGTTGTCCGTGCAAAACTGGAGAAAAGCTTACAAAAAGCCGAAGCGGAAGCCCAATCTTTAAGTGCCAGATTAAGCAATTCTAAGTTTGTGGATAAAGCACCCGCAGACGTAGTGCAGACTGCAAGAGAGGCTTTAGCAGAAGCACAAAAACAAGCAGAAATTTTACGCATACGTTTGGAGACATTATCGTAGATATTGCTTTAATGGGTGATTGGTAATTGGGAAAATTCGCTATAGCGGTTATCTTTCGGACGCAATACAATTGAGGGCGGGGAAACCCCGCCCCTACAGGTTTTACGATTTGCTGATTGTATCTCACTCAAGTGCATACCGCTATATTACCCATTACCTATTCCTTAAAAATTATGTTATATCTTGCCCAAGTACATAAAAATGATTTTTTAGATCAATATCAATTACGTTTATTAGCACGACAAGAATCAGAAAACTTTTGGTTAACAATTTCAGAAGAAACTTTAATTCTGTTAGGAAAGGGAAATACTACAAGTAATAACTTATTAGTCTTAGTTAAACTATCTTCTACAGGTGAAATTGAAACAATTGAAGATGCTACTGACTGGATAATTAATTTAGTAGAAGTCTATCTTTCTACGGGAATTACTCCTGAATTTCTCAAAGAACAAGCAGTAAAAATGGAGAATTGGCAGCAAAGTTTAACCTTACAAAATCAAGATTTAGCCCGTCGTAGTTTAGAATTAGAAGCCCGTCGTGAACAAATTGAAGCTTTAGAAGAAAAATATCAGAACTATGATTTACATGATTAAGTTTATACATCTGCGCCCAACTAATCCTTAATCAATCCCTCCAGTATCAGCTTACAGTTGAGGGAATGTGCGATGCCTAATGTCAAGTGTAGCGATCGCTCTCAGTCAGTATATCACTATTATGATACTAATTTATTCCTAAGCTATAGAAGTAATATTCATCACTAACTTTTGATTAAGGTCGTGAGCGATTTAACCATTGAAGATGGGACTGTAAAATATTTCTTATAAAACCTCACCCAGAGACACAAATAAACCCTCTTTGCGCCTCTGCGTGAACTTAATCCTTAATCAACCCCTCCAACATCACCTGTAAATCCTGCGTCAAATCACTAACACCCTGACGCAAAGCTTGTTTATTCCCTTGACAATTTTCCCATCTTGTATTCACATTAATCGGTTCACCAACAGAAATCATTGATTGTTTTAAACCTAAACGTGGTCTTCCTGGTAAAGTAGAATTCTGAATGCGAGACAACATATCAAACATTAATAAAAGGGTTTCGGCAAATCTTTCTGGTGTGGGTTTTTCCAGAATATAATCAGCAGTAACCGCCACAAAACTTTCAGCAATTCTCATGTGCTGCATTTTCAAATCTGCTTCTTCTGCCACCCAATCGGCTAGACCACGTTTAAAAGGTGGTAAACTTGGAATATCGGCAATATCATCTCGATAAATATAATTCCAACCAGCATCTTCTAAACGGCGACATCTATCAATAAAATTACCTTGAGACTGCACATTAAAATACTTTTCCGTAATTTTCAAAGCCGTATCCATCAAACGGTGTAATCTAGTAATTAAAACTTCATTTATAGGAACTTCTGAACTGATAATTTCTGGAAATTCCTGATGATAGAAACGCCGATAAAATTCCTCCATTTCCGAAATCAGATATTCAGCTAAACGCAGCACCCGCTGATATAAAATTCCTTCCTGTTCCTTACCATTTGCACTAATTTCCGTCATAGGTAAACCGCTATCAGCCTCTAATTTAGACAACAGCCAATCTATTTTTTGCCAAGGGGGATTAACATAACTATATTTAATGCCAATAGGAATAATAAAAACCTGTTCTTCGCGGTTAGCCTTTTTTAAATCTTCCACACACCAAAAACCCAACTGGGCTACACCCGGTTCTAAAGGACTGACTATACTACTGTGTCCATTTGTACCACCTTCAGGAGCGATCGCTATCGGCATTTCTGCATTAGCAAATAATTCTCTGGCCGTTTGGATAGCATTTCTATCTACGCGTCTTCCCCTACGAATCGGTACACCACCAAGTCGAGAAAATAACCATCCTAACCAATTTCCTGCCCATAAAGTCATTCCTCTTTCATACATAAAATGACTGTGAACAGGGTATTTAAGATTAATACCTTTTTCCCTTGCTAACTGGGGGACAATCCGTGATAGCAGATATAACATAGACAGAGGATCTTCCACCTCTGGGTGACGGAAAGCGATTAAAAATCTGACCTTACCTGCCTGAAATTCGTGGTATAATTTGGCTAATCCTTCCGCATTTTTGGCTTCAATATTGACAATACCCGCAGGTAGCCAAGGTCTAGTTCTCACCCGCAAAATCAAAGGTAAAAACCAAGACACAACTTTAACAACGAAGGGATTATGACGTTGAGGAATAAATTTAAGCGGAGGTTGGGTAGAATGAATAGATTTAGGCAAGTTGTTCTCCTGTAGTGTGGCAAAAAAGCTAAAGTTGAGAAATCGTTGCTAATTTAATTATCATAGTGAATGCTCACCAGATATGAACACACCACCCGACCAGCGAAAATTTGCCCCCGCAACCCAACGCAACCGCGAACCCATTCTAGAATTGCTTTTACAAATATTGCCTCAACATGGGACTATTTTAGAAGTCGCCAGTGGCACAGGTGAACACGCTACATTTTTCTCCTATCACCTCGCACCTCGACAATGGCTGCCTTCCGACCCTAACCCCGAACTGCGTGCTAGTATCGCCGCATGGGCTGAATTTTTCCCCTGTGAAGCCATGCAACCACCCATAGATTTAGATGCTAGTTCACCAATATGGCCTGTAGAAACAGAACCATTTCCAGAGCCACCTATTTCTGCTATTGTCAATATTAACATGATTCATATTTCCCCTTGGTCAACCTGTTTAGGACTAATGGCAGGGGCTGGGCGGATTCTGCCCCCCGATGGTATACTTTACTTATATGGTCCCTACAAACAAAATGGAGAACATACCGCACCCAGTAACGCTGCTTTTGATGAGTCCTTACAAGCACAAAATCCAGATTGGGGAGTGCGTAGCTTAGAAGATGTAGTTAAAGCCGCTGAGGCACAAAATCTAACATTGCACCAAACTCACCCCATGCCAGCAAATAACTTTTCCCTAGTATTTAAACATAATTAAGGCTTGCTGAATTGAAATATGGCTTTTATTCTTTGCGACTTTGAGTGAGATATTTTCATGAAAATTAATGGAGGTTAGCGGACTCGAACCGCTGACA harbors:
- a CDS encoding LmeA family phospholipid-binding protein, yielding MFGGLTGLTDTKSTDWGERMLNTVASQTIRHLFTQSESVEVFVRCYPSSKLLQGSIDSFKMKGCGLVIRKDFAVEEMSFETDAVAIDFGSVLSGKLTLKQPTQAVAQVILSEEGINRAFESELVKKRLLNLSEPTLIAISGGEPISFTEVEVKLLPENRLHLVAKADLNNGELIPLGMTIGIGIERRRRVSFKEPKIELEGVPEAQREISQTLSVALVEILDNMVDLDRFDLDGVKMRLNRLETEGQRLIFSGYAEIERIPHSS
- a CDS encoding UDP-glucose dehydrogenase family protein, which encodes MRVCVIGTGYVGLVTGACLAHIGHDVICIDNNEEKVKLMKSGQSPIFEPGLSEIMQSAINSGNIQFSSDLAAGVHHGQILFIAVGTPPLPNGESDTRYVEAVARGIGENLNGGYKVIVNKSTVPIGSGDWVRMIVVDGIAERQKTLLASGDTTSEEKLSEIAHQFDVVSNPEFLREGSAVYDTFNPDRIVLGGNSQQATGMMKELYAPIIERKFGANQSLPSVPVLVTDLSSAEMIKYAANAFLATKISFINEVANICDRVGADVTQVAKGIGLDSRIGSKFLQAGIGWGGSCFPKDVSALIHTADDYGYEAQLMKAAVSVNERQRLIALEKLQQALKILKGKTVGLLGLTFKPDTDDLRDAPALMLIEQLNRLGAKVKAYDPIISQTGMRHGLSGVLVETDAERLADGCDALVLVTEWQQFSTLDYGKMAKLMNHAVMIDGRNFLDPQTMIRHGFQYVGVGR
- a CDS encoding UDP-glucuronic acid decarboxylase family protein is translated as MRILVTGGAGFIGSHLIDRLMNDGHEVICLDNFYTGKKHNILHWLDNPNFEVIRHDITEPIRLEVDQVYHLACPASPVHYQYNPIKTVKTNVIGTLNMLGLAKRVKARFLLASTSEVYGDPEIHPQTEDYRGSVNPIGIRSCYDEGKRMAETLAFDYYRENKVEIRVARIFNTYGPRMLENDGRVVSNFVAQALRGMPLTVYGEGQQTRSFCYVSDLVNGLMRLMNGEHTGPINLGNPDEYTILELAQAVQNLINPDAEIKFEPLPADDPRRRRPDITKAQTLLDWEPTIPLQDGLKLMIEDFRQRFQQV
- a CDS encoding valine--tRNA ligase — its product is MTVTIPNLPSLYEAFSTEAKWQKFWEDNQVYKADPNHKGEPYCIVIPPPNVTGSLHMGHAFEGAIIDTLVRYHRMKGRNTLWLPGTDHASIAVQTILEKQLKAEGKTRHDLGREKFLERAWQWKAESGGTIINQLKRLGVSVDWTRERFTLDEGLSKAVLEAFIRLHEEGLIHRSNYLVNWCPASGSAVSDLEVEPKEVNGNLWYFRYPLSDGSGFLEVATTRPETMLGDTGVAVNPHDDRYKHLIGKTVTLPIMNREIPIIGDELVDATFGTGCVKVTPAHDPNDFEMGKRHDLPFINIMNKDGTLNENAGDFQGQDRFVARKNLLARLEAEGVLVKVEEYKHTVPYSDRGKVPVEPLLSTQWFVKIRPLADKTLDFFDNQDSPKIVPQRWSKVYRDWLVNLRDWCISRQLWWGHQIPAWYAVSETEGEITDSTPYFVARNEEEALEKAKVQFGEDVKLVQDPDVLDTWFSSGLWPFSTLGWPEETPDLTAYYPTATLVAGFDIIFFWVARMTMMGTHFTGKMPFKTVYIHGLVRDENNKKMSKSANNGIDPLLLIAKYGTDALRYTLIKEVAGAGQDIRLEYDRKKDESISVEASRNFANKLWNAARFVMMNLDGQTPSQLGQPVPTELSDKWILSRFNQVVKQTNHDIDNYGLGEAAKGLYEFIWGDFCDWYIELVKSRLQKEAEPTSRKVAQQIIAYILEGILKLLHPFMPHITEEIWQTLTQQPAENPQLLPLQSYPEADENFIDSVLETQFDLLIGTIRTIRNLRAEADIKPSVKITANLQTESESEKFILTAGQTYIQDLAKVETLTIFDPNPVIVPQEIAQVEDNKYWGGLKIIGLTIVALIGLKVAVFVGNTALDIPFFGTSFEIVGLGYVGWFAFRYLLNGEAREELFAKYFPPSETPTESELPPTPTEEKENSISGVVGTVQVVIPLKGVVDIEVVRAKLEKSLQKAEAEAQSLSARLSNSKFVDKAPADVVQTAREALAEAQKQAEILRIRLETLS
- a CDS encoding lysophospholipid acyltransferase family protein, giving the protein MPKSIHSTQPPLKFIPQRHNPFVVKVVSWFLPLILRVRTRPWLPAGIVNIEAKNAEGLAKLYHEFQAGKVRFLIAFRHPEVEDPLSMLYLLSRIVPQLAREKGINLKYPVHSHFMYERGMTLWAGNWLGWLFSRLGGVPIRRGRRVDRNAIQTARELFANAEMPIAIAPEGGTNGHSSIVSPLEPGVAQLGFWCVEDLKKANREEQVFIIPIGIKYSYVNPPWQKIDWLLSKLEADSGLPMTEISANGKEQEGILYQRVLRLAEYLISEMEEFYRRFYHQEFPEIISSEVPINEVLITRLHRLMDTALKITEKYFNVQSQGNFIDRCRRLEDAGWNYIYRDDIADIPSLPPFKRGLADWVAEEADLKMQHMRIAESFVAVTADYILEKPTPERFAETLLLMFDMLSRIQNSTLPGRPRLGLKQSMISVGEPINVNTRWENCQGNKQALRQGVSDLTQDLQVMLEGLIKD
- a CDS encoding DUF938 domain-containing protein; the protein is MNTPPDQRKFAPATQRNREPILELLLQILPQHGTILEVASGTGEHATFFSYHLAPRQWLPSDPNPELRASIAAWAEFFPCEAMQPPIDLDASSPIWPVETEPFPEPPISAIVNINMIHISPWSTCLGLMAGAGRILPPDGILYLYGPYKQNGEHTAPSNAAFDESLQAQNPDWGVRSLEDVVKAAEAQNLTLHQTHPMPANNFSLVFKHN